A window of the Streptomyces griseochromogenes genome harbors these coding sequences:
- the thiD gene encoding bifunctional hydroxymethylpyrimidine kinase/phosphomethylpyrimidine kinase encodes MIPRVLTVAGSDSGGGAGVQADLKTMLALGVHGMSVITAVTAQNSLGVQGAWELPVEAVRAQYRSVADDIGVQAVKTGMLASAELVEAVAELISGTDAPAVVDPVGVSKHGDPLLAASALDSVRTKLLPVATVATPNLDEVTQLTGVRVESEDDLRRAAGAVLEYGPRWALIKGGHLSGDALDLLTDGSEEHWLRAPRHDNRHTHGTGCTLASAIASGLAKGLTVPEAVGAAKEYVTGAIAAGFALGAGIGPVDHGWRFRSAE; translated from the coding sequence ATGATCCCCCGGGTCCTCACGGTCGCGGGGTCGGACTCCGGCGGCGGGGCGGGCGTCCAGGCCGATCTGAAGACGATGCTGGCGCTCGGCGTGCACGGGATGAGCGTGATCACGGCCGTGACCGCGCAGAACTCCCTGGGCGTGCAGGGCGCTTGGGAGCTGCCTGTGGAGGCGGTACGGGCCCAGTACCGCAGCGTGGCCGACGACATCGGCGTACAGGCCGTGAAGACCGGGATGCTGGCCTCGGCCGAACTGGTCGAGGCGGTCGCCGAGTTGATCTCCGGCACGGACGCACCGGCCGTGGTGGACCCCGTGGGCGTCTCCAAGCACGGCGACCCGCTGCTGGCCGCCTCCGCTCTGGATTCGGTCCGCACGAAGCTGCTGCCGGTGGCGACCGTGGCGACCCCGAACCTTGACGAGGTGACCCAACTCACCGGGGTCCGCGTCGAGTCGGAGGACGATCTGCGACGGGCCGCGGGCGCGGTGCTGGAGTACGGGCCGCGCTGGGCGCTGATCAAGGGCGGACATCTGTCCGGGGACGCGCTGGACCTGCTCACGGACGGCTCCGAGGAGCACTGGCTGCGGGCCCCGCGTCACGACAACCGGCACACCCACGGTACGGGCTGCACGCTGGCGTCCGCGATCGCGTCGGGACTGGCGAAGGGGCTGACCGTGCCGGAGGCGGTGGGCGCGGCCAAGGAGTACGTCACCGGGGCCATCGCGGCCGGGTTCGCGCTGGGGGCGGGGATCGGGCCGGTGGACCACGGGTGGCGGTTCAGGTCGGCTGAGTGA
- the rpmB gene encoding 50S ribosomal protein L28, which translates to MAANCDVCGKGPGFGNNISFSHRRTSRRWNPNIQRVRTVVGGTPKRVNACTSCIKAGKVSR; encoded by the coding sequence GTGGCTGCCAACTGCGACGTCTGCGGCAAGGGGCCGGGCTTCGGCAACAACATCTCGTTTTCGCACCGCCGTACGTCCCGCCGCTGGAACCCGAACATCCAGCGTGTGCGTACCGTGGTCGGCGGGACGCCGAAGCGCGTGAACGCTTGCACCTCGTGCATCAAGGCCGGCAAGGTCTCGCGCTGA
- a CDS encoding NAD(P)H-dependent glycerol-3-phosphate dehydrogenase: MSKPVRAAVMGTGSWGTAFGMVLADAGCDVTLWARRPDLAEAVNSTRTNPDYLPGVELPENLRATADAAEALRDADFTVLAIPSQTLRANLAEWTPLLAPGTVLVSLMKGVELGSTMRMSEVVEDVAKVGADRVAVVTGPNLAREIAARMPAAAVVACTDETVAQRLQAACHTPYFRPYTNTDVVGCELGGAVKNVIGLAVGIADGMGLGDNAKGSLITRGLAETTRLGMALGADPLTFSGLAGLGDLVATCSSPLSRNHTFGTNLGKGMTLEETIAVTRQTAEGVKSCESVADLARRHGVEMPITETVVDIVHEGKPPVVALKELMSRSAKPERR, from the coding sequence GTGAGCAAGCCAGTCCGGGCGGCAGTGATGGGCACCGGCTCCTGGGGCACCGCCTTCGGCATGGTCCTCGCCGACGCGGGCTGCGACGTCACCCTGTGGGCCCGCCGTCCCGACCTGGCCGAGGCGGTCAACTCGACGCGGACCAACCCCGACTACCTGCCCGGCGTCGAACTCCCGGAGAACCTGCGCGCCACCGCGGACGCCGCCGAGGCCCTGCGGGACGCCGACTTCACGGTCCTCGCGATCCCCTCCCAGACGTTGCGCGCCAACCTCGCCGAGTGGACCCCGCTGCTCGCGCCCGGCACCGTCCTCGTCTCCCTGATGAAGGGCGTGGAACTCGGCTCCACCATGCGGATGAGCGAGGTCGTCGAGGACGTCGCCAAGGTCGGCGCGGACCGCGTCGCGGTCGTCACCGGACCCAACCTGGCCCGTGAGATCGCCGCCCGCATGCCCGCCGCCGCCGTGGTGGCCTGCACCGACGAGACGGTCGCCCAGCGGCTCCAGGCCGCCTGCCACACGCCGTACTTCCGGCCGTACACCAACACCGACGTGGTGGGCTGCGAACTGGGCGGCGCGGTCAAGAACGTCATCGGCCTCGCGGTCGGCATCGCCGACGGCATGGGCCTCGGCGACAACGCCAAGGGCTCGCTCATCACCCGCGGCCTCGCCGAGACCACCCGGCTCGGCATGGCGCTCGGCGCCGACCCGCTGACCTTCTCCGGACTCGCGGGCCTCGGCGACCTGGTGGCCACCTGCTCCTCCCCGCTGTCCCGCAACCACACCTTCGGCACCAACCTCGGCAAGGGCATGACCCTGGAGGAGACCATCGCGGTCACCCGGCAGACCGCCGAGGGCGTCAAGTCCTGCGAGTCCGTGGCGGATCTGGCCCGCCGCCACGGCGTCGAGATGCCCATCACCGAGACGGTCGTGGACATCGTGCACGAGGGCAAGCCGCCGGTGGTCGCCCTCAAGGAGCTGATGTCGCGCAGCGCGAAGCCCGAGCGACGCTGA
- the leuD gene encoding 3-isopropylmalate dehydratase small subunit: MEAFTTHTGRAVPLRRSNVDTDQIIPAHWLKKVTRDGFEDGLFEAWRKDESFILNRPERQGATVLVAGPDFGTGSSREHAVWALQNYGFKTVISSRFADIFRGNSLKNGLLTVVLEQKVVDALWELTEQDPTAEITVDLEAREVRAEGITASFELDENSRWRLLNGLDDISITLQNEADIAAYEGKRPSYKPRTLQS, encoded by the coding sequence ATGGAAGCCTTCACCACCCACACCGGCCGGGCCGTCCCGCTGCGCCGCAGCAACGTCGACACCGACCAGATCATCCCTGCTCACTGGCTCAAGAAGGTGACCCGGGACGGCTTCGAGGACGGGCTGTTCGAGGCCTGGCGCAAGGACGAGTCCTTCATCCTCAACCGGCCCGAGCGGCAGGGCGCCACCGTCCTGGTGGCCGGCCCCGACTTCGGCACCGGCTCCTCCCGTGAGCACGCCGTCTGGGCGCTGCAGAACTACGGCTTCAAGACCGTGATCTCCTCCCGCTTCGCGGACATCTTCCGGGGCAACTCGCTGAAGAACGGCCTGCTCACGGTGGTGCTCGAGCAGAAGGTCGTGGACGCGTTGTGGGAGCTGACCGAGCAGGACCCGACGGCCGAGATCACCGTGGACCTCGAGGCGCGTGAGGTGCGTGCCGAGGGCATCACCGCCTCCTTCGAGCTGGACGAGAACTCCCGCTGGCGGCTGCTGAACGGGCTGGACGACATCTCCATCACCCTCCAGAACGAGGCGGACATCGCCGCTTACGAGGGCAAGCGGCCCTCCTACAAGCCGCGCACGCTCCAGAGCTGA
- a CDS encoding Lrp/AsnC family transcriptional regulator, with protein sequence MVQAYILIQTEVGKASTVAETISKIPGVIQAEDVTGPYDVIVRAQADTVDDLGRMVVAKVQQVDGITRTLTCPVVHL encoded by the coding sequence GTGGTACAGGCGTACATCCTGATCCAGACGGAGGTCGGCAAAGCGTCGACCGTCGCCGAGACGATCAGCAAGATCCCTGGAGTGATCCAGGCCGAGGACGTGACCGGACCGTACGACGTCATCGTGCGCGCCCAGGCCGACACGGTCGACGACCTCGGTCGCATGGTGGTCGCGAAGGTCCAGCAAGTGGACGGCATCACCCGCACTCTGACCTGTCCGGTCGTGCATCTGTAG
- a CDS encoding HU family DNA-binding protein → MNKAQLVEAIADKVGGRQQAAEAVDHVLDAIVRAVVAGERVSVTGFGSFEKVDRPARYARNPQTGERVRVKKTSVPRFRAGQGFKDLVSGSKKLPRGGEVSVKKAPKGSLTGGAAATVKKAAAKKTTKAAAKKVTAKKAAPAKKVTAAAKKVTAKKTTAKKTTAAAKKTTATKAAAKKTTAKKAPAKKVTAKKAPAKKSTARKTTAKKTTARKAS, encoded by the coding sequence GTGAACAAGGCGCAGCTCGTAGAAGCGATTGCCGACAAGGTGGGTGGCCGCCAGCAGGCCGCCGAAGCTGTCGATCATGTCCTGGACGCCATCGTCCGCGCGGTCGTCGCGGGCGAGCGGGTCTCGGTCACCGGCTTCGGGTCCTTCGAGAAGGTGGACCGTCCCGCCCGTTACGCCCGTAACCCCCAGACCGGCGAGCGGGTTCGGGTCAAGAAGACCTCCGTGCCGCGCTTCCGTGCGGGTCAGGGCTTCAAGGACCTGGTGAGCGGCTCGAAGAAGCTCCCGCGCGGTGGCGAGGTCTCGGTCAAGAAGGCGCCCAAGGGCAGCCTGACCGGCGGTGCCGCGGCGACCGTCAAGAAGGCCGCCGCCAAGAAGACCACCAAGGCCGCCGCGAAGAAGGTCACGGCCAAGAAGGCGGCACCGGCGAAGAAGGTCACGGCCGCCGCGAAGAAGGTCACCGCCAAGAAGACGACGGCGAAGAAGACCACGGCCGCCGCGAAGAAGACGACCGCGACGAAGGCGGCCGCGAAGAAGACGACGGCCAAGAAGGCCCCGGCGAAGAAGGTCACCGCCAAGAAGGCCCCGGCCAAGAAGTCGACGGCCCGCAAGACCACCGCCAAGAAGACCACCGCCCGCAAGGCGTCGTAG
- a CDS encoding DAK2 domain-containing protein: MPQVPQTFFDALAVRTWCGLALGALGRAREEIDAINVYPVADGDTGTNLYLTLESAATAVEAVFAGYGTGVREPSLADAVRAMAHGALIGARGNSGTILAQLLRGMAQVLAAREAGGASHIDGAGLRLALRHAAESARQAVAHPVEGTVLTVASAAADAAEAAEGDCGTVARAAYEGASAALAATPGQLAVLARAGVVDAGGRGLVAVLGALVEAFTGEAVRETAEAGREAAARQSGALPQVVPDSASDAGAGPHARVAAASGGAPCAEGAEAGGPAYEVIYLLEAGDEAVARLRSRLDTLGDSLVVVGGDGLWNVHVHVDDAGAAVEAGIEAGRPYRIRITHFGLGDVHTGGERPPRERAQRAVVAVVPGEGLAGLYSEAGATAVLARPGEPPASGELVQAVRRAHAREVVLLPNDAELRHTAAAAAEQARAEGIRVALIPTRSAVQGIAALAVHEPERRFDEDVVQMTSAAGATRYAEVLVAERQSWTTAGICQAGDVLGLIDGDVAVIGADVTATAETVLDRMLQAGGELVTLVVGDEAPPSVADRLEARVRESYLAVDTVVYRGGHQGALLLIGVE; encoded by the coding sequence GTGCCGCAGGTGCCGCAGACATTCTTCGATGCTCTCGCGGTGCGCACCTGGTGCGGTCTGGCGCTCGGGGCACTGGGGCGGGCGCGCGAGGAGATCGACGCGATCAACGTCTATCCGGTCGCCGACGGGGACACCGGGACCAACCTGTACCTGACCCTGGAGTCGGCGGCCACCGCCGTGGAGGCCGTGTTCGCCGGGTACGGGACGGGTGTGCGGGAGCCGTCGCTCGCGGATGCCGTACGGGCCATGGCCCACGGCGCGCTCATCGGGGCCCGGGGCAACTCCGGGACGATCCTCGCCCAGCTGCTGCGGGGCATGGCCCAGGTGCTCGCCGCACGGGAGGCCGGTGGGGCGTCCCACATCGACGGTGCGGGGCTGCGGCTGGCACTGCGGCACGCGGCCGAGTCCGCCCGCCAGGCCGTGGCCCACCCGGTCGAGGGCACCGTGCTGACGGTCGCCTCGGCGGCCGCGGACGCCGCCGAGGCGGCCGAGGGGGACTGCGGGACGGTCGCGCGGGCCGCCTACGAGGGCGCCAGTGCGGCCCTGGCGGCGACTCCGGGCCAGCTGGCCGTGCTGGCGCGGGCCGGGGTGGTCGACGCGGGCGGCAGGGGGCTCGTGGCGGTGCTGGGGGCGCTGGTGGAGGCGTTCACGGGGGAGGCGGTGAGAGAAACCGCCGAGGCGGGACGGGAAGCCGCCGCCAGGCAGTCGGGAGCTCTTCCCCAAGTCGTTCCGGATTCGGCCTCGGACGCCGGTGCCGGTCCGCACGCGCGCGTGGCGGCCGCTTCCGGGGGCGCGCCCTGTGCGGAGGGTGCCGAGGCCGGCGGACCCGCCTATGAGGTGATCTATCTCCTGGAGGCGGGCGACGAGGCCGTGGCCCGCCTCCGGAGTCGGCTGGACACCCTCGGGGACTCCCTCGTCGTGGTCGGCGGCGACGGGCTGTGGAACGTCCATGTGCACGTCGACGACGCGGGTGCCGCCGTGGAAGCGGGCATCGAGGCCGGGCGACCGTACCGGATCCGGATCACCCACTTCGGGCTCGGTGACGTGCACACCGGCGGCGAGCGGCCGCCGCGCGAGCGCGCGCAGCGAGCCGTCGTCGCCGTCGTGCCCGGGGAGGGCCTGGCGGGGCTGTACAGCGAGGCGGGCGCGACCGCGGTCCTCGCGCGCCCCGGGGAGCCGCCCGCCAGCGGGGAGCTGGTGCAGGCCGTACGGCGCGCTCACGCGCGCGAGGTCGTGCTGCTGCCCAACGACGCCGAACTGCGCCACACGGCCGCGGCGGCCGCCGAGCAGGCCCGCGCCGAGGGCATCCGCGTGGCCCTGATCCCGACCCGCTCGGCGGTCCAGGGCATCGCCGCGCTGGCCGTGCACGAGCCCGAGCGCCGCTTCGACGAGGACGTCGTCCAGATGACCTCGGCGGCGGGCGCCACCCGCTACGCCGAGGTGCTCGTCGCCGAACGCCAGTCCTGGACGACGGCCGGCATCTGCCAGGCCGGGGACGTCCTCGGCCTGATCGACGGCGACGTGGCGGTGATCGGGGCGGACGTCACCGCCACCGCCGAGACCGTCCTGGACCGCATGCTCCAGGCCGGCGGCGAGCTGGTCACGCTGGTCGTCGGCGACGAGGCGCCGCCGAGCGTCGCGGACCGCCTGGAGGCACGGGTACGCGAGTCCTACCTCGCCGTGGACACCGTGGTGTACCGCGGCGGCCACCAGGGAGCGCTGCTCCTCATCGGCGTGGAGTGA
- the cofC gene encoding 2-phospho-L-lactate guanylyltransferase yields the protein MQWTLVIPLKPLARAKSRLADTAADGVRPGLALAFAQDTVAAALACPVVADVAVVTDDALAGRELAALGARIVPDTPGSGLNAALTHGADAVREMRPGAAVAALNADLPALRPMELSRVLDAAAEFPRAFLPDAAELGTTVLAASPGRALRPVFGTDSRVRHRTSGATELRLTGVDSVRQDVDTGADLRAALALGVGPHTAAVSARLLISGQ from the coding sequence GTGCAGTGGACCTTGGTCATCCCCCTGAAGCCTCTGGCGCGGGCCAAGAGCAGGCTCGCGGACACGGCCGCCGACGGGGTGCGCCCCGGGCTGGCCCTCGCGTTCGCCCAGGACACGGTGGCCGCGGCCCTGGCGTGTCCCGTGGTCGCGGATGTGGCGGTCGTCACGGACGACGCGCTGGCCGGCCGGGAGCTGGCGGCGCTCGGCGCGCGGATCGTCCCGGACACGCCGGGAAGCGGTCTGAACGCCGCCCTCACGCACGGCGCGGACGCCGTACGGGAAATGCGACCGGGCGCCGCGGTCGCCGCTCTGAACGCCGATCTCCCGGCCCTGCGCCCAATGGAATTGTCCCGGGTGCTGGACGCGGCGGCCGAATTCCCGCGGGCTTTTCTGCCGGACGCGGCCGAACTCGGCACCACTGTGCTGGCCGCGTCCCCCGGCCGGGCATTGCGCCCGGTTTTCGGCACCGATTCCCGCGTCCGGCACCGCACCTCCGGTGCGACGGAACTCCGGCTCACCGGCGTGGATTCGGTGCGGCAGGACGTGGACACCGGCGCGGACCTGCGGGCGGCGCTGGCGCTGGGCGTGGGCCCGCACACGGCCGCGGTGAGCGCGCGCCTGCTGATCTCCGGGCAGTAG
- a CDS encoding thiamine-phosphate kinase has product MKGTVGELGEFGLIRELTSRLTTTPAVRVGPGDDAAVVAAPDRRVVASTDILLEGRHFRRDWSTAYDVGRKAAAQNLADIAAMGAVPTALLLGLVVPAELPVTWPSELMDGLRDECQVAGASVVGGDVVRGDTIMVSITALGDLRNQEPVTRAGAQPGDLVAVTGWLGWSAAGYAVLARGFRSPRAFVEAHRRPEPPYHAGPAAAALGATAMCDVSDGLIADLGHIAEASKVRIDIRSGAIDIPTQMNDIGQAVGVDPLQWVLTGGEDHAIVATFPPDAKLPARWKVIGEVLNPSALPQVTVDGAPWTSKGGWDHFGDIES; this is encoded by the coding sequence ATGAAGGGCACTGTTGGTGAGCTCGGGGAGTTCGGGCTCATCAGGGAGCTCACCTCCCGTCTCACCACCACTCCGGCGGTCCGGGTCGGCCCCGGCGACGACGCCGCGGTGGTCGCCGCGCCCGACCGGCGGGTCGTGGCGAGCACCGACATCCTGCTGGAGGGCCGGCACTTCCGCCGCGACTGGTCCACGGCCTACGACGTCGGCCGAAAGGCGGCGGCGCAGAACCTCGCGGACATCGCCGCGATGGGCGCCGTACCGACCGCGCTGCTGCTCGGCCTGGTCGTCCCGGCCGAACTCCCGGTCACCTGGCCGAGCGAGCTGATGGACGGGCTGCGCGACGAGTGCCAGGTCGCGGGAGCCTCGGTGGTCGGCGGGGACGTCGTACGCGGGGACACGATCATGGTGTCGATCACCGCGCTCGGCGATCTGCGCAACCAGGAGCCGGTGACCCGGGCGGGCGCCCAGCCCGGCGACCTCGTGGCCGTCACGGGCTGGCTGGGCTGGTCCGCGGCCGGATACGCGGTGCTGGCCCGCGGCTTCCGCTCCCCGCGCGCCTTCGTGGAGGCCCACCGGCGCCCCGAGCCGCCGTACCACGCGGGCCCGGCCGCCGCCGCGCTCGGCGCGACCGCGATGTGCGACGTGAGCGACGGGCTGATCGCCGACCTCGGGCACATCGCCGAGGCCAGCAAGGTCCGCATCGACATCCGCTCCGGAGCGATCGACATCCCCACGCAGATGAACGACATCGGTCAGGCCGTCGGCGTGGATCCGCTGCAGTGGGTGCTGACCGGGGGAGAGGACCACGCGATCGTGGCGACCTTCCCGCCGGACGCCAAGCTGCCGGCCCGCTGGAAGGTCATCGGCGAGGTCCTCAACCCCTCGGCGCTGCCCCAGGTGACCGTCGACGGGGCGCCCTGGACCAGCAAGGGCGGCTGGGACCACTTCGGGGACATCGAGTCATGA
- a CDS encoding D-alanine--D-alanine ligase family protein, translating to MSTENLPQSPEQRSRKPRVAVVFGGRSSEHGISMVTAGAVLNAIDRSKYDVLPIGITREGRWVLTADEPERMAIADRRLPAVEELAESTEGGVVLPVDPASREVVYSEPGSVPKALGEVDVVFPVLHGPYGEDGTLQGLLELSGVPYVGSGVLASAVGQDKEYMKRVFTSFGLKVGPYVVIRPREWERDESAARKKIIDFAGEHGWPLFVKPARAGSSIGITKVDDLSGLDDAIAEARLHDPKILVEAALRGREIECGVLEFEDGPRASVPAEIPPPDAHAYYDFEAKYIDSTPGIVPAPLTDEETAEVRRLAVDAFEAASCEGLVRADFFLTEDGEFVINEINTMPGFTPISMYPQMWQATGISYPELVDRLVQAALRRSTGLR from the coding sequence ATGAGCACCGAGAACCTCCCCCAGAGCCCTGAGCAGCGGTCCCGCAAGCCCCGCGTGGCGGTCGTGTTCGGCGGGCGCAGCTCCGAACACGGGATCTCCATGGTCACCGCCGGCGCCGTCCTGAACGCCATCGACCGGTCGAAGTACGACGTCCTGCCGATCGGCATCACCCGGGAAGGCCGTTGGGTGCTGACGGCCGACGAACCCGAGCGGATGGCCATCGCCGACCGCCGGCTGCCCGCCGTCGAGGAGCTGGCGGAGTCCACCGAGGGCGGCGTGGTGCTCCCCGTCGACCCCGCCAGCCGCGAGGTCGTCTACAGCGAGCCCGGATCGGTGCCCAAGGCCCTCGGCGAGGTCGACGTGGTCTTCCCGGTGCTGCACGGCCCCTACGGCGAGGACGGCACCCTCCAGGGACTCCTGGAGCTGTCCGGGGTGCCGTACGTGGGCTCGGGCGTGCTCGCCTCGGCCGTCGGCCAGGACAAGGAGTACATGAAGCGGGTGTTCACCTCCTTCGGACTCAAGGTCGGCCCGTACGTGGTGATCCGCCCGCGCGAGTGGGAGCGGGACGAGTCCGCCGCCCGCAAGAAGATCATCGACTTCGCCGGCGAGCACGGCTGGCCGCTGTTCGTGAAGCCCGCGCGCGCGGGCTCCTCGATCGGCATCACCAAGGTCGACGACCTCTCCGGCCTGGACGACGCGATCGCCGAGGCCCGGCTGCACGACCCGAAGATCCTGGTGGAGGCCGCGCTGCGCGGCCGCGAGATCGAGTGCGGCGTCCTGGAGTTCGAGGACGGGCCGCGCGCCTCCGTCCCGGCCGAGATCCCGCCCCCGGACGCGCACGCGTACTACGACTTCGAGGCCAAGTACATCGACTCCACGCCCGGCATCGTCCCGGCCCCGCTCACCGACGAGGAGACCGCCGAGGTGCGGCGCCTCGCGGTCGACGCGTTCGAGGCGGCCTCCTGCGAGGGCCTGGTCCGCGCGGACTTCTTCCTCACCGAGGACGGCGAGTTCGTGATCAACGAGATCAACACCATGCCCGGCTTCACGCCGATCTCGATGTACCCGCAGATGTGGCAGGCCACCGGAATCAGCTACCCGGAGCTGGTGGACCGCCTGGTGCAGGCGGCGCTGCGCCGCTCGACGGGGCTTCGCTGA
- a CDS encoding lysophospholipid acyltransferase family protein produces the protein MSRRRIGFWYRFAAVLCKPPLVVLIKRDWRGMENIPAEGGFITAVNHNSHVDPFAYAHYQYNTGRVPRFLAKSGLFKKGFVGAAMRGTGQIPVYRESTDALSAFRAAIDAVERGECVAFYPEGTLTRDPDGWPMTAKTGAARVALQTKCPVIPVAQWGCNELLPPYAKKPHLFPRKTHRVLAGPPVDLSRFYDQEMTADLLKEATEVIMAAITRQLEEIRGEKAPETPYDPRRERIEQRRKTRAQTGREVPGHGGESAPADEEPSGAGTEAYVTGVEAPRRGKDSAQAGTEVSLTGAEAAQAGTEISRGGTEEESGK, from the coding sequence GTGTCCCGCCGCAGAATCGGGTTCTGGTACCGCTTCGCAGCGGTCCTCTGTAAACCGCCCCTGGTGGTTCTGATCAAGCGGGACTGGCGTGGAATGGAGAACATTCCGGCCGAGGGTGGATTTATCACCGCGGTGAACCACAATTCCCATGTGGACCCCTTCGCCTACGCGCACTATCAGTACAACACCGGACGGGTTCCGCGATTCCTGGCGAAGAGCGGGCTTTTCAAGAAGGGATTCGTCGGTGCCGCGATGCGCGGCACCGGACAGATCCCCGTCTACCGCGAGAGCACGGACGCGCTCAGCGCCTTCCGGGCGGCCATCGACGCGGTGGAGCGCGGCGAGTGCGTCGCGTTCTACCCCGAGGGCACCCTGACCCGCGACCCGGACGGCTGGCCGATGACCGCCAAGACCGGTGCCGCCCGCGTGGCCCTGCAGACCAAGTGCCCGGTGATCCCGGTCGCCCAGTGGGGCTGCAACGAACTGCTGCCGCCCTACGCCAAGAAGCCCCACCTCTTCCCGCGCAAGACCCACCGCGTCCTCGCGGGCCCGCCCGTGGACCTCTCCCGCTTCTACGACCAGGAGATGACCGCCGACCTCCTGAAGGAGGCCACCGAGGTCATCATGGCGGCCATCACCCGCCAGCTGGAGGAGATCCGCGGCGAGAAGGCCCCCGAGACGCCCTACGACCCGCGCCGCGAGCGGATCGAGCAGCGCCGCAAGACCCGCGCGCAGACCGGGCGGGAGGTGCCGGGGCACGGCGGGGAGAGCGCACCGGCCGACGAGGAGCCCTCCGGGGCCGGCACGGAAGCGTACGTGACAGGTGTGGAGGCGCCGCGGCGCGGTAAGGACTCTGCGCAGGCGGGCACGGAAGTCTCGCTGACCGGTGCGGAAGCCGCCCAGGCGGGCACGGAGATCTCGCGTGGCGGCACGGAAGAGGAGAGCGGCAAGTGA
- a CDS encoding DUF3515 domain-containing protein: MDIFRHRPLGLLAAALLIAVAGCSSADDSATVAVPSPDARTAPVCRDLHRALPEKLDGRSRNDPAPRSAYTAGWGSPAIILRCGVVRPPKMVDPKVAEGGDADALAGGVNGVDWLMEKQSDGTWRFTTANRVAYAQVTLPKGMSAQDGTPVLTSLAPAVKKAIPKGIASMR; encoded by the coding sequence GTGGACATCTTCCGTCACCGGCCCCTCGGCCTGCTCGCGGCCGCACTGCTGATCGCGGTCGCGGGCTGCTCCTCAGCAGACGACAGCGCCACGGTCGCGGTTCCCAGCCCCGACGCCAGGACGGCGCCGGTGTGCCGGGATCTGCACCGGGCGCTGCCCGAGAAGCTCGACGGACGGAGCCGCAACGACCCCGCGCCCCGGTCCGCCTACACGGCGGGCTGGGGAAGCCCGGCGATCATACTGCGCTGCGGCGTCGTACGGCCCCCGAAGATGGTCGATCCGAAGGTGGCCGAGGGCGGTGACGCGGACGCCTTGGCGGGCGGGGTGAACGGGGTGGACTGGCTGATGGAGAAGCAGAGCGACGGCACCTGGCGCTTCACCACGGCCAACCGCGTGGCCTACGCCCAGGTCACCCTGCCGAAGGGGATGTCCGCACAGGACGGCACACCGGTGCTCACCAGCCTCGCGCCCGCCGTGAAGAAGGCGATCCCCAAGGGGATCGCCTCCATGCGGTGA